A genome region from Parafrankia irregularis includes the following:
- a CDS encoding acyl-ACP desaturase: MTSTPTMTSAPSVTSTPAREPVLRGPVRGPFLAPGELAQAVTDFHLASSPARRWDVETAVDWAAADADRLTDGQRSAVRFVTLIEDHLPGYFAVYTRRFPLTADVDPAEFAHHRELYHFTVRWAVEEDSHARALFRYQTEAGIAEADALRHELALEGRKPFELPHDDAVSLFAYALVQEKATQLYYQQLRAVVGDPVLGTLLARLSRDEARHFTFMADVIERYLRTHGDAVVEPIREVIERFRMPLADTMRGYWRWALQIADTARYDHTDAYEHLIRIINRAVDARSDRVEELTRFVASCRSGTTATA; the protein is encoded by the coding sequence ATGACCAGTACTCCGACGATGACCAGCGCACCCTCGGTTACCAGTACGCCGGCACGCGAGCCGGTCCTGCGCGGCCCGGTGCGGGGGCCGTTCCTGGCCCCGGGCGAGCTGGCGCAGGCCGTGACCGACTTCCATCTGGCCTCCAGCCCCGCGCGGCGGTGGGACGTCGAGACCGCCGTCGACTGGGCCGCCGCGGACGCCGACCGGCTCACCGACGGCCAGCGTTCCGCCGTCCGCTTCGTGACCCTGATCGAGGACCATCTCCCGGGCTATTTCGCCGTCTACACCCGCCGGTTCCCGCTCACCGCGGACGTGGATCCGGCCGAGTTCGCCCACCACCGCGAGCTGTACCACTTCACGGTCCGCTGGGCGGTGGAGGAGGACAGCCACGCCCGTGCGCTGTTCCGCTACCAGACCGAGGCCGGCATCGCCGAGGCGGACGCGCTGCGCCACGAACTGGCGCTGGAGGGGCGCAAGCCGTTCGAGCTGCCGCACGACGACGCGGTGTCGCTGTTCGCCTACGCCCTCGTGCAGGAGAAGGCGACGCAGCTCTACTACCAGCAGCTGCGTGCCGTCGTCGGCGACCCGGTGCTGGGCACCCTGCTCGCCCGGCTCAGCCGGGACGAGGCCCGGCACTTCACCTTCATGGCGGACGTCATCGAGCGCTACCTCCGAACCCACGGCGACGCCGTGGTGGAGCCGATCCGTGAGGTGATCGAGCGGTTCCGGATGCCGCTGGCCGACACGATGCGCGGCTACTGGCGCTGGGCGCTGCAGATCGCCGACACCGCCCGCTATGACCACACCGACGCCTACGAGCATCTGATCCGGATCATCAACCGCGCGGTGGACGCGCGTTCCGACCGGGTCGAGGAGCTGACCAGGTTCGTCGCCAGCTGCCGCTCGGGCACGACCGCGACGGCCTGA
- a CDS encoding SAM-dependent methyltransferase, with translation MTVTSTGAPAPAVPAPATVAAAAAADPASIADTNQHYDLDPEIFGLFLDSRRKYSSGLYRADGVTLEEAQLAKLRFVADRLALRGGERTLDVGCGWGSVVLHLARELGCHAVGVSPAGRQHAYIAERAAELGVSDLVRTRQGHFETFDTEPASFDAVSLLGSIVHMPDLDLVFRRARAALRRGGRLYVSESCFRNAAAHAEFDRRGGTEFVRNSIFGWGDMRPLSELVRAAEDAGFSIRSVDDLTEDYRRTIEDWLANVAANADRIDAIRPGTAAMLTRYLQVANAGWGFTTKHYALVCQKSRAGAGAHRR, from the coding sequence GTGACCGTCACCTCCACCGGCGCCCCGGCACCGGCCGTGCCTGCGCCGGCGACCGTCGCCGCGGCAGCTGCCGCGGACCCGGCCTCCATCGCGGACACCAACCAGCACTACGACCTCGACCCGGAGATCTTCGGCCTGTTCCTGGACTCCCGCCGCAAGTACTCCAGCGGCCTGTACCGGGCGGACGGGGTGACGCTGGAGGAGGCCCAGCTCGCCAAGCTGCGCTTCGTCGCCGACCGGCTGGCGCTGCGCGGCGGTGAGCGGACGCTGGACGTCGGCTGCGGCTGGGGCTCGGTCGTCCTGCATCTCGCGCGTGAGCTGGGCTGTCACGCGGTCGGGGTGAGCCCGGCGGGCCGCCAGCACGCCTACATCGCCGAGCGCGCCGCCGAGCTGGGCGTGTCGGACCTGGTGCGGACCCGTCAGGGCCACTTCGAGACCTTCGACACGGAGCCTGCGTCCTTCGACGCGGTGTCCCTGCTCGGCTCGATCGTGCACATGCCCGACCTGGACCTGGTGTTCCGCCGGGCGCGCGCGGCGCTGCGCCGTGGCGGCCGGCTCTACGTGTCCGAGTCGTGTTTCCGCAACGCCGCCGCGCACGCGGAGTTCGACCGTCGTGGGGGCACCGAGTTCGTCCGTAACTCGATCTTCGGATGGGGCGACATGCGCCCGCTGTCCGAGCTGGTCAGGGCGGCCGAGGACGCCGGGTTCTCGATCCGGTCGGTCGACGACCTGACCGAGGACTACCGGCGCACGATCGAGGACTGGCTGGCGAACGTCGCCGCGAACGCGGACCGCATCGACGCGATCCGGCCGGGCACGGCGGCGATGCTGACCCGGTACCTGCAGGTCGCCAACGCCGGCTGGGGCTTCACCACGAAGCACTACGCGCTGGTCTGCCAGAAGTCGCGCGCAGGAGCGGGAGCACACCGACGATGA
- a CDS encoding acyl carrier protein: MSTTAAESVLSTITGIVATELATAPGTIDPDLDLRSVAGADSVKVLRMIARIERAFDIELDDETVFTVTTVREVTEVVERALAEGAAA; this comes from the coding sequence ATGTCCACGACCGCCGCCGAGTCGGTGCTCTCGACCATCACCGGCATCGTCGCCACCGAGCTCGCGACCGCCCCGGGCACGATCGATCCGGACCTCGATCTGCGGTCGGTCGCCGGCGCCGACTCGGTGAAGGTGCTGCGCATGATCGCCCGTATCGAGCGGGCCTTCGACATCGAGCTCGACGACGAGACCGTCTTCACGGTGACCACGGTCCGCGAGGTGACCGAGGTCGTCGAGCGTGCCCTCGCCGAGGGGGCCGCGGCGTGA
- a CDS encoding PaaI family thioesterase, whose product MTAATEDTRTAPAGTSGKPLADVLGGPAADDGHLRTPWTVLEDYQCFGCSPHNAHGLRLRFRERPDGISTTFQLGPTHESYPGVVHGGLLGVICDETMGNLIVLRVGQPAFTTAMRVRFLAPVLVGAVHECRARIIPGAGGSTLINTEADVVDAAGTVVATARATYRPVALEAARDRIQISDDAAGRLARVLAATADAAGRPLADQPPAGRPLADQPPTDRPVADEPRGGQLPYVPASEES is encoded by the coding sequence GTGACCGCGGCGACCGAGGACACGCGCACCGCGCCCGCCGGGACGTCCGGGAAGCCGCTGGCCGACGTGCTCGGCGGCCCGGCCGCTGACGACGGGCACCTGCGGACGCCGTGGACCGTCCTGGAGGACTACCAGTGCTTCGGGTGCTCACCGCACAACGCGCACGGCCTGCGGCTGCGCTTCCGGGAGCGGCCCGACGGCATCTCCACCACGTTCCAGCTCGGCCCGACACACGAGTCCTACCCCGGCGTCGTCCACGGCGGGCTGCTCGGCGTGATCTGCGACGAGACCATGGGCAACCTCATCGTGCTGCGGGTCGGCCAGCCCGCGTTCACCACGGCGATGCGGGTGCGCTTCCTGGCGCCGGTGCTGGTCGGAGCCGTGCACGAGTGCCGGGCCCGGATCATCCCGGGCGCGGGCGGTTCCACGCTGATCAACACCGAGGCTGATGTCGTCGACGCCGCGGGCACCGTCGTCGCCACCGCCCGCGCGACCTACCGGCCGGTGGCCCTGGAGGCGGCCCGCGACCGCATCCAGATCAGTGACGACGCCGCCGGGCGCCTCGCCCGCGTCCTGGCCGCTACCGCTGACGCCGCCGGTCGGCCACTGGCTGACCAGCCGCCGGCCGGTCGGCCGCTCGCTGACCAGCCGCCGACCGACCGGCCGGTGGCTGACGAGCCGCGCGGCGGCCAGCTCCCGTACGTCCCCGCATCCGAGGAGTCCTGA
- a CDS encoding ferritin-like domain-containing protein, whose translation MHSYDVFRHYERQVWRLADIPFDEVRRSDVRPEYIRIARGAVMGEANSIAAQHGFFDEFVHDYDFSAFVALWGYQELQHHFAFRAWLDVVGEPVSAAPIAAMREPYAPGTTPAATLATNIISELTVNHVYRAVAGWVQEPVLRTIMTNASLDEAAHAREFIHYTRRRLAEHPDELASVLETLFVYTAEQRIKHPVGVFKGELEALRDHDTIDTGFEFFLSQVATEGELAHLQDKIRRAFGAMTGLDLATNARVRRELAEVLG comes from the coding sequence ATGCACAGCTACGACGTGTTCCGCCACTATGAGCGCCAGGTGTGGCGGCTCGCCGACATCCCCTTCGACGAGGTGCGGCGAAGTGACGTCCGCCCCGAGTACATCCGGATCGCGCGCGGCGCGGTGATGGGCGAGGCGAACTCGATCGCCGCCCAGCACGGATTCTTCGACGAGTTCGTCCATGACTACGACTTCTCCGCCTTCGTCGCCCTGTGGGGCTACCAGGAGCTGCAGCACCACTTCGCGTTCCGGGCCTGGCTGGACGTCGTCGGCGAGCCGGTGTCGGCGGCGCCGATCGCGGCGATGCGCGAGCCCTACGCACCCGGCACGACGCCGGCGGCGACGCTCGCCACCAACATCATCTCCGAGCTCACGGTCAACCACGTCTACCGCGCGGTCGCCGGCTGGGTCCAGGAGCCGGTGCTGCGCACGATCATGACCAACGCCAGCCTGGACGAGGCCGCGCACGCCCGCGAGTTCATCCACTACACCCGCCGCCGGCTCGCCGAGCACCCCGACGAGCTGGCCTCGGTGCTGGAGACGCTGTTCGTCTACACCGCCGAGCAGCGCATCAAGCATCCGGTCGGGGTCTTCAAGGGCGAGCTGGAGGCGCTGCGCGACCACGACACCATCGACACCGGATTCGAGTTCTTCCTCTCCCAGGTGGCCACCGAGGGAGAGCTCGCGCACCTGCAGGACAAGATCCGCCGGGCGTTCGGCGCGATGACCGGCCTCGACCTGGCTACCAACGCGCGGGTCCGGCGCGAGCTCGCGGAGGTGCTCGGGTGA
- a CDS encoding AMP-binding protein, whose translation MRVSLDEVVPGTTAAAALAAGSVHGALAAVAARRPAVRIDFPSSGDSLSYRELVERGDALAAALARGGVRPGARVGLLSENAPDFLVALAGVSRAGAVTCPLPLPTSTRDLTGYAARLARAAAVADIGLVLVGGRTARLASRFAAAFDAGGAVRVVTVTEYTASIGTDADASTDADAGGPLPDEVPPGAPALVQFTSGSTAAPKGVLLTHHNILAGLAAIIDGVGLTENDGGGIWLPLFHDMGLFGALAGILTGMPMTVWSPAGFVKDPAGWLTDFLRRGGSIAPMPNFAYDYLADAVPAPVQAGLDLSGWRVAFNGAEPVSPASVDRFLAIFGPAGFSPAAMMPVYGMAEATLAVTFPPRGRAPVSRWVDRDLLARRGIAVDVAPDDPAARGLVGVGRPVRAMNVRVTGTSPGATGPAPDDQVGEIQIRGEAVTGGYLTESGAVPADAFTADGWLRTGDLGLLRDGELFVTGRAKEMIIVRGVNYYPHDAEDAARDVPGVHRRRCVAYADIAPDGTEAMTVLAETTLEDDAARDLLTTGIRTAVGAALGLAEIAVHLVGPDALPRTSSGKFQRLAARDAVPVA comes from the coding sequence ATGCGGGTATCCCTGGACGAGGTGGTGCCGGGCACGACGGCCGCCGCCGCGCTCGCCGCCGGCAGCGTGCACGGGGCGCTGGCGGCCGTGGCGGCCCGCCGCCCCGCCGTCCGGATCGACTTCCCGTCCTCGGGCGACTCGCTGTCCTACCGGGAGCTGGTCGAGCGCGGCGACGCCCTCGCCGCGGCGTTGGCGCGCGGCGGGGTGCGGCCTGGCGCGCGGGTCGGCCTGCTCAGCGAGAACGCCCCCGACTTCCTGGTCGCGCTGGCCGGGGTGAGCCGGGCCGGCGCCGTGACCTGCCCGCTTCCGCTGCCGACCTCGACCCGGGACCTGACCGGGTACGCGGCGCGGCTGGCTCGGGCGGCGGCCGTCGCCGACATCGGTCTGGTCCTGGTGGGCGGGCGCACCGCCCGGCTGGCCAGCCGGTTCGCCGCGGCGTTCGACGCCGGCGGCGCCGTCCGGGTTGTCACCGTCACCGAATACACGGCATCCATCGGCACCGACGCGGACGCGAGCACGGACGCGGACGCGGGTGGCCCGCTGCCGGACGAGGTGCCCCCGGGCGCCCCGGCGCTCGTCCAGTTCACCTCCGGCAGCACCGCCGCGCCGAAAGGCGTCCTGCTGACCCACCACAACATCCTCGCAGGCCTCGCCGCGATCATCGACGGTGTCGGGCTCACCGAGAACGACGGCGGCGGAATCTGGCTGCCGCTGTTTCATGACATGGGGCTGTTCGGCGCCCTCGCCGGAATTCTCACCGGAATGCCGATGACGGTCTGGTCCCCGGCGGGTTTCGTGAAGGATCCGGCCGGCTGGCTCACCGACTTCCTGCGCCGGGGCGGGAGCATCGCGCCGATGCCGAACTTCGCGTACGACTACCTCGCCGACGCCGTCCCCGCGCCCGTCCAGGCCGGGCTCGACCTGAGCGGCTGGCGGGTCGCGTTCAACGGGGCGGAGCCGGTGTCCCCGGCGTCCGTCGACCGCTTCCTGGCGATCTTCGGCCCGGCGGGGTTCTCCCCGGCGGCGATGATGCCCGTCTACGGCATGGCGGAGGCGACCCTGGCGGTGACCTTCCCGCCGCGCGGCCGGGCGCCGGTCTCGCGCTGGGTCGACCGTGATCTGCTCGCCCGGCGGGGGATCGCCGTCGACGTCGCACCGGACGATCCGGCCGCCCGCGGGCTGGTCGGCGTGGGCCGGCCGGTGCGCGCGATGAACGTGCGCGTCACCGGCACCTCACCCGGCGCCACCGGGCCGGCTCCCGACGACCAGGTCGGCGAGATCCAGATCCGCGGCGAGGCGGTCACCGGCGGCTACCTCACCGAGTCCGGCGCGGTACCCGCCGACGCCTTCACCGCGGACGGCTGGCTGCGCACCGGCGACCTCGGCCTGCTACGTGACGGTGAGCTGTTCGTCACCGGCCGGGCCAAGGAGATGATCATCGTGCGGGGGGTGAACTACTACCCGCACGACGCCGAGGACGCCGCCCGTGACGTTCCCGGGGTCCACCGCCGGCGCTGCGTCGCCTACGCCGACATCGCCCCCGACGGAACCGAGGCGATGACCGTGCTGGCCGAGACGACGCTGGAGGACGACGCCGCGCGTGACCTGCTCACCACCGGCATCCGCACCGCGGTCGGTGCCGCGCTGGGCCTCGCCGAGATCGCCGTCCACCTCGTCGGCCCCGACGCCCTGCCGCGGACGTCCAGTGGGAAGTTCCAACGTCTCGCCGCCCGCGACGCGGTCCCGGTGGCGTGA
- a CDS encoding LysR family transcriptional regulator, with protein sequence MELRYLTSFLAIAEELHFGRAAARLHLAQPSLSQQLQRLERDIGVELVSRSSHEVKLTAAGRAFEVEARRLLDATRRAVTVAREAASGRTGMISIGFNYPAGQRVLQPTLLRLAADYPGVSTTLWEARSGPQLSALAEGRLDVALVFAGPPSAQLRSQRVATIPLVAVVSRRHPWATRSEVPFRELADQPCVLFRREQSPAMHDAILAAADRCGIALTISDEVDDSGATGIVVTTRPVVGFASAARGAHPPGHGLSAVRLVDPVPTVGMYAVWRPDPQPVVGAFLDCLEAAGPFSEQAADHGSARAGTAPSPTAPSRAAPSAAVPSGAVPSARVPRA encoded by the coding sequence ATGGAGCTGCGATATCTCACGTCATTCCTGGCCATCGCCGAAGAACTTCATTTCGGTCGGGCGGCGGCCCGGCTGCACCTCGCGCAGCCGTCGCTGAGCCAGCAGCTGCAGCGGCTCGAGCGCGACATCGGCGTCGAGCTGGTCTCGCGCAGCTCCCATGAGGTGAAGCTGACCGCGGCCGGCCGGGCCTTCGAGGTCGAGGCCAGGAGGCTGCTGGACGCGACCCGCCGCGCCGTGACCGTCGCCCGGGAGGCGGCGTCCGGGCGCACCGGCATGATCAGCATCGGGTTCAACTATCCGGCCGGTCAGCGGGTGCTGCAGCCGACGCTGCTGCGACTGGCCGCCGACTATCCCGGTGTGTCGACCACCCTGTGGGAGGCGCGCAGCGGTCCGCAGCTGTCCGCGCTGGCAGAGGGCCGCCTCGACGTCGCACTGGTCTTCGCCGGGCCGCCGTCGGCGCAGCTGCGTTCCCAGCGGGTCGCGACGATACCGCTGGTCGCGGTCGTCAGCCGCCGCCACCCCTGGGCGACGCGCAGCGAGGTCCCGTTCCGGGAGCTGGCCGACCAGCCCTGCGTGCTGTTCCGCCGTGAGCAGAGTCCCGCCATGCACGACGCCATCCTCGCCGCGGCCGACCGCTGTGGCATCGCGCTGACGATCTCCGACGAGGTGGACGACTCAGGGGCCACCGGCATCGTGGTCACCACCAGGCCGGTCGTCGGCTTCGCCTCGGCGGCCCGCGGGGCGCACCCGCCCGGCCACGGGCTGTCCGCGGTACGCCTGGTCGACCCGGTCCCCACGGTGGGGATGTACGCCGTCTGGCGCCCCGACCCGCAGCCGGTCGTGGGCGCCTTCCTGGACTGTCTGGAGGCGGCCGGGCCCTTCTCCGAGCAGGCCGCCGATCACGGTTCGGCCCGTGCCGGCACGGCGCCATCCCCCACCGCGCCGTCCAGGGCGGCGCCATCCGCGGCGGTGCCATCCGGGGCGGTGCCATCCGCGCGGGTGCCGCGGGCGTAG
- a CDS encoding helix-turn-helix transcriptional regulator has protein sequence MNRHLAAGPTLLRLADREGVDWHDHADHQLVYPGTGVLRVFTRRGSWVVPPLRAVWLPAGVAHAHRAHGRTDMHTLAFRPDDDPFGVPDPTIVAVTGLLREIVRALTDPELSPADSADLTAVLRRGLRPVTEPRLHLPRPVDDRLVAVTTALVRQPADTRTLHELARTAGASERTLSRLFRAETGMTFPQWRAQLRLHHSLTLLAMGEPVTAVAIACGYSNPSSFTAAFRDAFGVTPARYARGTRADGTAPDGTAADGAALDGAVGDGAVPARAEP, from the coding sequence ATGAACCGCCATCTCGCCGCCGGGCCGACCTTGCTGCGCCTGGCTGACCGGGAGGGCGTCGACTGGCACGATCACGCCGACCACCAGCTCGTCTACCCCGGCACCGGGGTGCTGCGGGTCTTCACCCGGCGGGGCTCGTGGGTGGTGCCGCCGCTGCGCGCGGTCTGGCTGCCGGCCGGCGTCGCCCACGCACACCGGGCGCACGGCCGCACCGACATGCACACGCTCGCGTTCCGGCCGGACGACGATCCCTTCGGTGTTCCCGACCCGACGATCGTGGCGGTCACCGGCCTGCTGCGGGAGATCGTCCGCGCGCTCACCGACCCGGAACTGAGCCCGGCCGACTCCGCGGACCTCACCGCCGTGCTCCGCCGCGGGCTGCGGCCGGTCACCGAGCCTCGCCTGCACCTACCCAGGCCGGTCGACGACCGACTCGTCGCCGTCACCACCGCGCTCGTGCGTCAACCCGCGGACACCCGGACCCTGCACGAGCTCGCGCGGACCGCGGGCGCGAGCGAGCGGACCCTGAGCCGGCTGTTCCGGGCCGAGACCGGGATGACCTTCCCGCAGTGGCGGGCGCAGCTGAGGCTGCACCACAGCCTGACCCTGCTCGCGATGGGCGAGCCGGTCACCGCGGTGGCCATCGCCTGCGGTTACAGCAATCCGAGCTCGTTCACGGCGGCGTTTCGCGACGCCTTCGGGGTCACGCCGGCGCGCTACGCCCGCGGCACCCGCGCGGATGGCACCGCCCCGGATGGCACCGCCGCGGATGGCGCCGCCCTGGACGGCGCGGTGGGGGATGGCGCCGTGCCGGCACGGGCCGAACCGTGA
- a CDS encoding alpha/beta fold hydrolase: MTASHRATAPDGCDLHVDVSGSGPSVVLLHAGGPDRRSLDPIARALSRRHTVVQPDIRGYGASVCRDPARHTWDQYVHDVLTVLDAVPAAAAHGDVPAVIGVGIGATIALRLAIAHPDRLAAVVAMGVEDIEDDEAKATEIRLLDEFAGRVRSDGLAAGWEPLLRGLSPLAGAMVREAIGRADPDSVAAAAAIGHDRSFRSVDELGAVRVPTLLFPGGDWRHPDHIVHAAARIMPAAVLAGRALDGSLATAVDLAAAVLPEIETFLRALPRQGG; the protein is encoded by the coding sequence ATGACCGCGTCACACCGGGCGACAGCCCCGGACGGCTGCGACCTGCACGTCGATGTCAGCGGGTCCGGGCCGTCCGTCGTGCTGCTGCACGCCGGCGGCCCGGACCGGCGCAGCCTCGACCCGATCGCCCGCGCGCTGTCCCGGCGGCACACCGTGGTGCAGCCGGACATCCGGGGGTACGGCGCGTCGGTGTGCCGCGACCCGGCCCGCCACACCTGGGACCAGTACGTCCACGACGTTCTCACCGTGCTCGACGCTGTGCCCGCCGCGGCAGCGCACGGTGACGTGCCCGCCGTCATCGGGGTCGGCATCGGCGCGACGATCGCGCTGCGGCTGGCGATCGCCCATCCCGACCGGCTTGCCGCCGTGGTCGCCATGGGCGTCGAGGACATCGAGGACGACGAGGCGAAGGCCACCGAGATCCGGCTGCTCGACGAGTTCGCCGGACGGGTCCGCTCGGACGGCCTGGCGGCCGGCTGGGAACCGCTCCTTCGGGGGCTGTCACCCCTCGCCGGCGCCATGGTCAGGGAGGCGATCGGGCGCGCCGACCCCGACAGCGTCGCCGCCGCGGCGGCCATCGGGCACGACCGGTCCTTCCGGTCCGTCGACGAGCTCGGCGCTGTGCGGGTGCCGACGTTGCTCTTCCCGGGTGGCGACTGGCGCCATCCGGACCACATCGTCCACGCCGCGGCGCGCATCATGCCGGCCGCCGTGCTCGCCGGCCGCGCCCTGGATGGCTCCCTCGCCACCGCGGTCGACCTCGCCGCCGCGGTGCTCCCGGAAATCGAGACGTTCCTGCGCGCGCTGCCCCGGCAGGGCGGCTGA
- a CDS encoding MFS transporter — protein MRTSHDHSGTGALLGDIPPAPKVPTAPLVVGPASPWARMRTWTAAHAVDDLYQGLVPASIPYFVLERHYGYTAASGLALAATLGGSLPQLLVGVLVDRRRVPWMAPVGVGLAGVGAGLAGLAPAYAATWLLLLLSGVGVSMFHPAAGAAARAAAGDDTAAMSLFAAGGSVGFFLAPLLATPALAAWGPNATVLFIPPALLLAVVLLRAGRRPTAARRPGTGAGAGAPTPDRPRPFLLLTAVEIVRSVLLFGVSTFIELFWLRHLGAGHALAGLALTLFLMGGVGGTLVGGRLADRFGAVRTVQLGAVLTVPALVALRLAGGPVTGLPAAVAAGTAISIPFAVLVKLGQDYLPSRPGTASGVTLGLAVSAGGLAAPALGAIADTHGISAPFTVLCFVPALAVAMCVFLPEPARRGAAFRD, from the coding sequence ATGCGCACGTCCCACGATCACAGCGGCACCGGCGCCCTGCTCGGTGACATCCCCCCGGCACCGAAAGTGCCGACAGCACCACTCGTGGTGGGGCCCGCCTCGCCCTGGGCCCGGATGCGGACCTGGACGGCGGCGCACGCCGTCGACGACCTGTACCAGGGGCTGGTCCCGGCGAGCATCCCCTACTTCGTCCTCGAACGGCACTACGGCTACACCGCAGCGTCCGGCCTGGCGCTGGCCGCGACCCTGGGCGGCTCGCTGCCCCAGCTGCTGGTCGGCGTGCTGGTCGACCGCCGCCGTGTCCCCTGGATGGCGCCGGTCGGCGTCGGCCTGGCCGGGGTGGGCGCGGGCCTGGCCGGGCTGGCGCCGGCCTACGCCGCGACCTGGCTGCTGCTCCTGCTGTCCGGGGTCGGGGTGTCGATGTTCCATCCGGCGGCCGGCGCGGCCGCACGCGCGGCGGCGGGCGACGACACCGCCGCGATGAGCCTGTTCGCGGCGGGCGGCAGCGTCGGGTTCTTCCTCGCGCCGCTGCTGGCCACACCGGCCCTCGCCGCCTGGGGGCCGAACGCGACGGTGCTCTTCATCCCGCCCGCGCTGCTGCTCGCTGTGGTTCTGCTGCGGGCGGGCCGCCGGCCGACGGCGGCCCGGCGGCCGGGCACTGGTGCGGGCGCGGGCGCACCCACGCCCGACCGCCCGCGCCCGTTCCTGCTGCTCACCGCGGTCGAGATCGTCCGGTCGGTGCTGCTGTTCGGCGTCAGCACGTTCATCGAGCTGTTCTGGCTGCGGCACCTGGGTGCCGGCCACGCCCTCGCCGGGCTCGCGCTGACCCTGTTCCTGATGGGCGGTGTCGGGGGAACGCTGGTCGGCGGCCGGCTCGCGGACCGGTTCGGGGCGGTCCGCACCGTCCAGCTCGGCGCCGTGCTCACCGTGCCGGCCCTCGTCGCGTTGCGGCTGGCCGGCGGACCGGTGACGGGACTTCCGGCCGCGGTGGCGGCGGGTACAGCCATCAGCATCCCGTTCGCCGTGCTGGTCAAGCTCGGGCAGGACTACCTGCCCAGCCGGCCGGGAACCGCCTCCGGGGTCACTCTCGGCCTCGCCGTCAGCGCCGGTGGGCTCGCGGCGCCCGCCCTCGGTGCGATCGCCGACACGCACGGCATCTCCGCCCCGTTCACCGTCCTGTGCTTCGTCCCGGCGCTGGCGGTGGCCATGTGCGTGTTCCTGCCCGAGCCGGCCCGGCGCGGCGCCGCGTTTCGCGATTGA
- a CDS encoding MBL fold metallo-hydrolase: MQLTVLGCRSGMPGAGQCSSSYLVESEKARLLLDCGPGAATALSTITHPGQLDAVVISHLHLDHCYDLLPLGKTLLAGYGQFAELFPTLPSLTRRVERAPVPLYVPAGGRERLTALAALFPVATIPLLDRAFEVAFDVREYAPGDVFEVGDTTVSLHELRHSVPNCGTRIDSGTGSFAYTGDTGVTADLVPFARDVDLLLAEATLELTDTTGHGHLSATDAAAVAAAAGVDQLVLTHFVTADRAWLAARKVDAERVFAGPVHLAAPAARFTTRSPEVLAPIVPGAELAGSGRAGTELAGSELAPRG; encoded by the coding sequence ATGCAGTTGACGGTCCTCGGATGCCGGTCGGGAATGCCCGGCGCCGGCCAGTGCAGTTCCAGCTATCTGGTGGAGAGCGAAAAGGCTCGCCTGTTGCTGGACTGCGGCCCCGGGGCCGCGACCGCGCTCAGCACGATCACGCATCCGGGCCAGCTCGACGCCGTCGTCATCAGCCACCTGCATCTGGACCACTGCTACGACCTGCTTCCCCTCGGGAAGACGCTGCTCGCCGGATACGGGCAGTTCGCCGAGCTGTTCCCGACGCTCCCGTCGCTGACCCGGCGCGTCGAGCGGGCCCCGGTGCCGCTGTACGTTCCGGCGGGCGGACGGGAGCGGCTGACGGCGCTGGCGGCGCTGTTCCCGGTCGCGACGATCCCGTTGCTGGACCGCGCGTTCGAGGTCGCCTTCGACGTCCGCGAGTACGCGCCGGGGGACGTCTTCGAGGTCGGCGACACCACCGTGAGCCTGCATGAGCTGCGCCATTCGGTGCCCAACTGCGGAACCCGCATCGACAGTGGAACCGGCAGCTTCGCCTACACCGGCGACACCGGGGTGACGGCGGACCTCGTCCCGTTCGCCCGTGACGTCGACCTGCTGCTCGCCGAGGCGACGCTGGAGCTCACCGACACCACGGGCCACGGCCACCTCAGCGCCACCGACGCCGCCGCCGTGGCCGCCGCGGCCGGGGTGGACCAGCTCGTCCTCACCCATTTCGTGACCGCGGACCGGGCCTGGCTCGCCGCCCGCAAGGTGGACGCGGAGCGTGTCTTCGCCGGTCCGGTACATCTGGCCGCCCCCGCGGCCCGCTTCACGACGCGGAGCCCCGAGGTGCTTGCGCCCATCGTCCCAGGCGCGGAGCTGGCGGGATCCGGTCGGGCCGGAACGGAGCTGGCGGGTTCGGAGCTGGCGCCCCGTGGTTGA